From the Pseudomonas sp. SORT22 genome, one window contains:
- a CDS encoding MFS transporter: MSSLTATPLPVLPRPVAATAAPAAFGTRILVGLLGVLLAVLCAGLNEMVTKASLADIRGGMFIGADEGAWLIAVYSAASVSAMAFSPWLAATFSLRRFTLCAIAVFALLGLVQPYAPNLSSLMLLRTLQGLASGALPPMLMSVALRFLPPGIKVYGLAGYALTATFGPNLGTPLAGLWTEFVGWQWAFWQIILPSLLAMACVAWGLPQDPLRLERFRQFDWRGLLLGLPAICTLVIGLTLGDRMGWFDSPLICWLLGGGLVLLVLFLCNEWSEPLPFFKLQMLKVRNLTHALVTLFGVLIVLTAVIIIPSSYLAQIQGYRPAQTGPLMLLVALPQLLALPLVAALCNIRAVDCRWVLAAGLGMLSLSCALGTQLTSVWIRDNFYLLQLLHIFGQPMSVIPLLMLATGGMTPQDGPFASAWFNTVKGLASVVAAGLIEALTTVRRHFHSNALVDSLGNSPLADSSAPGLARRIHEQALVLTSADLYLCMALLAAALIVLIPFVPTRIYPPRAVA, from the coding sequence ATGAGTTCGCTGACCGCGACTCCTTTACCTGTGCTGCCCCGACCGGTTGCCGCTACGGCAGCGCCGGCAGCTTTTGGCACGCGCATTCTGGTCGGCCTGCTCGGGGTACTGCTGGCGGTGCTCTGCGCCGGCCTCAACGAGATGGTCACCAAAGCCTCGCTGGCCGATATCCGTGGTGGCATGTTCATCGGCGCCGATGAGGGCGCCTGGCTGATCGCGGTGTATTCGGCGGCGTCGGTCTCGGCCATGGCCTTTTCGCCGTGGCTGGCGGCGACCTTTTCCCTGCGCCGTTTTACCCTGTGCGCCATTGCCGTGTTTGCCCTGCTCGGGCTGGTGCAGCCGTATGCGCCCAACCTGTCCAGCCTGATGCTGCTGCGCACCTTGCAGGGCCTGGCATCGGGGGCGTTGCCGCCGATGCTGATGAGCGTCGCCCTGCGTTTCCTGCCGCCGGGGATCAAGGTCTACGGCCTGGCCGGCTATGCCTTGACCGCGACCTTCGGGCCCAACCTGGGCACGCCGCTGGCCGGGTTGTGGACTGAATTTGTCGGCTGGCAGTGGGCGTTCTGGCAGATCATTCTGCCGTCATTGCTGGCAATGGCCTGTGTTGCCTGGGGCCTGCCCCAGGACCCGCTGCGCCTGGAGCGCTTCAGGCAGTTCGACTGGCGCGGGCTGCTGCTCGGCCTGCCGGCCATCTGCACGCTGGTGATCGGCCTGACCCTGGGGGATCGCATGGGCTGGTTCGACTCGCCGCTGATCTGCTGGCTGCTCGGCGGCGGCCTGGTGCTGCTGGTGCTGTTCCTGTGCAACGAGTGGTCCGAGCCGCTGCCATTCTTCAAGCTGCAGATGCTCAAGGTGCGCAACCTGACCCACGCCTTGGTGACCCTGTTCGGCGTGCTGATCGTGCTGACGGCAGTGATCATCATCCCCTCCAGCTACCTGGCGCAGATCCAGGGTTACCGCCCGGCGCAGACCGGCCCGCTGATGCTGCTGGTGGCCTTGCCGCAGTTGCTGGCGCTGCCGCTGGTGGCGGCGCTGTGCAACATTCGCGCAGTGGATTGCCGCTGGGTGCTGGCGGCGGGGCTGGGCATGTTGTCGCTGTCGTGCGCGCTGGGCACCCAGCTCACCAGCGTGTGGATTCGCGACAACTTCTACCTGCTGCAACTGCTGCACATCTTCGGCCAGCCGATGTCGGTGATCCCCTTGCTGATGCTGGCCACCGGCGGCATGACCCCACAGGACGGGCCGTTTGCCTCGGCCTGGTTCAACACGGTCAAGGGCCTGGCTTCGGTGGTTGCGGCCGGCTTGATCGAGGCGCTGACCACCGTGCGCCGGCATTTTCACTCCAATGCGCTGGTCGACAGCCTGGGCAATTCGCCGCTGGCCGACAGCAGCGCCCCGGGCCTGGCCAGGCGCATCCATGAACAAGCCCTGGTGCTGACCTCGGCCGATCTTTACCTGTGCATGGCACTGCTGGCTGCGGCGCTGATTGTACTGATTCCTTTTGTGCCTACCCGGATCTACCCACCGCGCGCGGTGGCCTAG
- a CDS encoding HlyD family secretion protein: MTTTTTHRKTALIVAALVVAGIAGVFGPMLLGHDSAQSTNDAYVSADYTVIAPKVAGFIKQVLVEDNQQVKAGQLLAQIDDRDYQAALAAAQAQLLVSSAQSHNARATLERQASLIDQAQAAVSADQAELAFANHELTRHSRLAEQGAGTVQNAQQARSRVDQARARLANSQAALAAARKQVDILSAQVDSAEGGFKHAQASLERAQLDLSYTRIVAPIDGMVGERALRVGAYVNPGARLLSVVPLEHAYVLGNFQETQLTHVQPGQPVQIRVDTFADEYLHGRVESIAPATGVTFAAVKPDNATGNFTKVVQRIPVKIVFDANQPLLDRLRVGMSVVATIDTGASLSTGKEVSAR, encoded by the coding sequence ATGACCACGACAACAACTCACCGAAAAACCGCCTTGATCGTCGCCGCCCTGGTGGTGGCAGGGATTGCCGGCGTGTTCGGCCCGATGCTGCTGGGCCACGACAGTGCGCAGAGCACCAACGACGCCTACGTGTCTGCCGACTACACGGTGATCGCACCGAAGGTGGCCGGCTTTATCAAGCAGGTGCTGGTGGAGGACAACCAGCAGGTCAAGGCCGGCCAGTTGCTGGCGCAGATCGACGACCGCGACTACCAGGCGGCGCTGGCGGCGGCGCAGGCGCAACTGCTGGTGTCCAGCGCGCAAAGCCACAACGCCCGGGCGACCCTCGAGCGCCAGGCCTCGCTGATCGACCAGGCCCAGGCCGCGGTCAGTGCCGACCAGGCTGAGCTGGCCTTCGCCAATCACGAACTGACCCGCCACAGCCGCCTGGCCGAGCAGGGCGCCGGTACCGTGCAGAACGCCCAGCAGGCGCGCAGCCGGGTTGATCAGGCGCGGGCGCGGCTGGCCAACTCGCAGGCGGCGCTGGCGGCGGCGCGCAAGCAGGTGGATATCCTCAGCGCCCAGGTCGACAGCGCCGAAGGGGGCTTCAAACATGCCCAGGCAAGCCTTGAGCGGGCGCAACTGGACCTGTCGTACACGCGCATCGTCGCACCCATCGACGGCATGGTCGGCGAGCGCGCGCTGCGCGTTGGCGCCTACGTCAACCCGGGGGCGCGGTTGCTGTCGGTGGTGCCGCTGGAGCACGCCTATGTGCTCGGCAACTTCCAGGAAACCCAACTGACCCACGTGCAACCCGGGCAGCCGGTGCAGATCCGCGTGGACACCTTCGCCGATGAATACCTGCACGGGCGGGTCGAGAGCATCGCCCCGGCTACCGGTGTCACCTTCGCGGCGGTCAAGCCGGACAACGCCACCGGCAACTTCACCAAGGTGGTGCAGCGCATTCCGGTGAAAATTGTCTTCGACGCCAACCAGCCATTGCTGGATCGCCTGCGGGTCGGCATGTCGGTGGTGGCCACGATCGATACCGGCGCGAGCCTGAGTACCGGTAAAGAGGTCAGCGCCCGATGA
- a CDS encoding efflux transporter outer membrane subunit: protein MKPAFALCPLLLSLLAGCSLGPDFSAPDSHAPAAWPALQETPAASQAQATPLEQRWWESFHDPKLSALIERASQRNLDLQIASARLLQSRALRISIASEQTPSVDLGGGYSRARNSAEGLNDPSGNGGKSAFNLWQGDFTASWELDLWGRVRRQVEAADAVVEVAENDRRGVLLSLLAETAGNYIQLRAVQSTLAVTRENLEVSRHSLRLSQMRLRDGVATALDVAQASAQVASVEARLPTLEERQAQLINALGLLLAEPPRSLQAELLEPGAMPTPQQRFAIGVPSELAERRPDILQAEAQLHAATASIGVAKADFYPSIRLSGNVGLQSLQLSDFGSWDARRFAIGPQLNLPIFEGGRLRGVLKLREAQQQEAALRYQQVVLRAWNEIDDVLRLYNASQLRRDLLEEAVRQNRIALQTAQQQYVEGAVDFLNVLSVQGALLASQEQWVESSAAVSQALVGLYKSLGGGWQPFSEPLQTAAQG from the coding sequence ATGAAACCTGCATTCGCCCTTTGCCCGCTGCTGCTGAGCCTGCTGGCCGGCTGCAGCCTGGGCCCGGATTTCAGCGCGCCTGACAGCCATGCCCCGGCCGCATGGCCGGCGCTGCAGGAAACCCCCGCCGCCAGTCAGGCCCAGGCCACACCGCTGGAGCAGCGCTGGTGGGAAAGCTTTCACGACCCCAAGCTCAGTGCCCTGATCGAGCGCGCCAGCCAGCGCAACCTCGACCTGCAGATCGCCAGCGCGCGCTTGCTGCAAAGCCGCGCGCTGCGCATAAGCATCGCTTCCGAGCAAACCCCGTCGGTTGATCTGGGCGGCGGATACAGCCGGGCGCGCAACAGTGCCGAAGGCCTCAACGACCCGTCCGGCAACGGCGGCAAGTCGGCCTTCAACCTCTGGCAGGGCGACTTTACCGCCAGTTGGGAGCTTGACCTCTGGGGCCGCGTACGCCGCCAGGTCGAAGCCGCCGACGCGGTGGTCGAAGTCGCCGAGAACGACCGCCGTGGCGTGCTGTTGTCGCTGCTGGCCGAGACCGCCGGCAACTACATCCAGCTGCGAGCGGTGCAGAGCACCCTGGCCGTCACCCGGGAGAACCTTGAGGTTTCGCGGCACAGCCTGCGCCTGTCGCAAATGCGCCTGCGCGACGGGGTAGCCACCGCCCTCGATGTGGCCCAGGCCAGTGCTCAGGTCGCCTCGGTCGAGGCCCGCCTGCCGACCCTGGAAGAGCGCCAGGCACAATTGATCAACGCCCTCGGCCTGTTGCTGGCCGAGCCGCCACGCAGCCTGCAGGCCGAATTGCTGGAGCCAGGCGCGATGCCGACGCCGCAGCAACGCTTTGCCATCGGCGTGCCGTCGGAGCTGGCCGAGCGGCGCCCGGACATTCTTCAGGCCGAGGCCCAGCTGCATGCCGCCACCGCCAGTATTGGGGTGGCCAAGGCGGATTTTTATCCGAGCATCCGCTTGTCGGGCAATGTCGGTTTGCAGTCACTGCAGTTGTCGGATTTCGGCAGCTGGGATGCGCGTCGATTCGCCATCGGCCCGCAACTGAACTTGCCGATTTTCGAAGGCGGGCGCCTGCGCGGCGTGCTCAAGTTGCGCGAAGCCCAGCAGCAGGAAGCGGCCCTGCGCTACCAGCAGGTGGTACTGCGCGCCTGGAACGAAATCGACGATGTGCTGCGCCTGTACAACGCCAGCCAGTTGCGTCGCGACCTGCTCGAAGAGGCCGTGCGCCAGAACCGCATCGCCCTGCAGACCGCGCAGCAGCAGTATGTCGAGGGCGCCGTGGACTTTCTCAATGTACTCAGCGTGCAGGGCGCCTTGCTGGCCAGCCAGGAGCAGTGGGTCGAAAGTTCGGCGGCGGTGTCCCAGGCCCTGGTTGGCTTGTACAAGTCGCTGGGCGGTGGATGGCAGCCGTTCAGCGAGCCGTTGCAGACCGCCGCCCAGGGGTGA
- a CDS encoding SDR family oxidoreductase: MPSVLITGCSSGIGLALAETFKNAGFEVWATARKAEDVDRLAASGFNARQLDVNDQQALTQLAGELEQHGQGLDVLINNAGYGAMGPLLDGGAEAMRRQFETNVFAVVGVTRALFPALRRNKGLVVNIGSVSGVLVTPFAGAYCASKAAVHALSEALRLEVAPFGIRVMEVQPGAIASQFASNAGHEAEQLIGEQSPWWPLREGIRARSRASQDKPTPAADFARDVLKAVRQPEPAALVRLGNGSRALPLLQNWLPRGLLQRVLKKRFGLDRAL; the protein is encoded by the coding sequence ATGCCCAGCGTGTTGATCACCGGATGCTCCAGCGGTATCGGTCTGGCTTTGGCCGAGACCTTCAAGAATGCCGGCTTCGAGGTCTGGGCCACGGCGCGCAAGGCCGAGGACGTAGACCGCCTGGCCGCCAGCGGCTTCAATGCCCGCCAACTGGACGTCAATGACCAGCAGGCGCTGACGCAACTGGCCGGTGAACTGGAACAGCACGGCCAGGGCCTCGATGTACTGATCAACAACGCCGGCTACGGCGCCATGGGGCCGCTGCTCGATGGCGGCGCCGAGGCGATGCGCCGGCAATTCGAAACCAATGTGTTCGCCGTGGTCGGGGTCACCCGCGCATTGTTCCCGGCGCTACGCCGCAACAAAGGCCTGGTGGTGAATATCGGCAGTGTTTCCGGGGTACTGGTCACGCCGTTCGCCGGCGCCTACTGCGCCTCCAAGGCGGCCGTGCACGCCCTGAGCGAAGCCTTGCGCCTGGAAGTGGCGCCCTTTGGCATACGGGTCATGGAAGTACAGCCTGGCGCAATTGCCTCGCAATTCGCCAGCAACGCCGGGCACGAAGCCGAACAACTGATCGGTGAACAATCGCCGTGGTGGCCGCTGCGCGAAGGCATCCGTGCCCGCTCACGCGCCTCCCAGGACAAACCGACCCCGGCGGCCGACTTCGCCCGCGATGTCCTCAAGGCCGTGCGCCAGCCAGAGCCGGCGGCGCTGGTACGCCTGGGCAATGGCAGCCGCGCCTTGCCGCTGCTGCAAAACTGGCTGCCGCGGGGCTTGCTGCAGCGCGTGCTGAAAAAACGCTTCGGCCTGGACCGCGCGCTCTAG
- a CDS encoding thioredoxin domain-containing protein, whose amino-acid sequence MVDTSPAVQDQFKQLFERINHHQPLARPVVILVYSDTCPACADAKRNVTTLADNGYRDRVDFYQLTFAAFQTLSLDTQVTHVPTQLLYDRASQRQLWTGICTDRLENALKTLIAEL is encoded by the coding sequence ATGGTCGATACATCGCCAGCGGTTCAGGACCAGTTCAAGCAACTGTTCGAACGGATCAATCATCATCAACCGCTGGCCAGGCCCGTGGTGATCCTGGTGTATTCGGACACCTGCCCGGCATGTGCCGATGCCAAGCGCAACGTGACAACCCTGGCCGATAACGGCTATCGGGACCGGGTTGACTTCTACCAGCTGACATTCGCTGCCTTTCAAACGTTGTCCCTCGACACCCAGGTCACCCACGTGCCCACTCAACTGCTGTATGACAGGGCAAGCCAACGCCAGCTCTGGACCGGCATTTGCACCGATCGGTTGGAAAATGCATTGAAAACGCTGATTGCTGAACTATGA
- a CDS encoding mannose-1-phosphate guanylyltransferase/mannose-6-phosphate isomerase, producing MIPVILSGGSGSRLWPLSRKQFPKQFLALTGEHTLFQQTLSRLVFDGMDAPIVVCNKDHKFIVSEQLQSLKLQTQGILMEPFGRNTAPAVALTAMKLVNEGRDELMLVLPADHVIDDQKALQRALALATVAAERGEMVLFGVPATKPETGYGYIKSSQDVLLPEGVSRVAQFVEKPDEKRAAEFVRAGGYFWNSGMFLFRASRFLEELKKHDADIYDTCLLTLERSEEDGDNLSIDEATFACCPDNSIDYAVMEKTQRACVVPLSAGWSDVGCWSSLWDVHEKDHNGNVTKGDVVVQDSHNCMIHGNGKLVSVIGLENIVVVETKDAMMIAHKDKVQGVKQLVNTLNEQGRSETQNHCEVYRPWGSYDSVDMGGRFQVKHITVKPGASLSLQMHHHRAEHWIVVSGTAEVTCDENVFLLTENQSTYIPIASVHRLRNPGKIPLEIIEVQSGSYLGEDDIERFEDIYGRSTPIERGISIKTIAQ from the coding sequence ATGATTCCAGTCATTCTGTCCGGTGGTAGCGGTTCGCGTCTGTGGCCGCTGTCGCGCAAGCAGTTTCCCAAGCAGTTCCTGGCCCTGACCGGTGAACACACCCTGTTCCAGCAAACCCTCTCGCGCCTGGTGTTCGACGGCATGGACGCGCCCATCGTGGTCTGCAACAAAGACCACAAGTTCATCGTCAGCGAGCAGCTGCAAAGCCTCAAACTTCAAACCCAGGGCATCCTCATGGAACCCTTCGGGCGCAACACCGCGCCGGCAGTGGCACTGACCGCGATGAAGCTGGTCAACGAAGGCCGTGACGAGCTGATGCTGGTGCTCCCGGCCGATCATGTGATCGACGACCAGAAAGCCCTGCAACGGGCCCTGGCCCTGGCCACCGTGGCCGCCGAGCGCGGCGAGATGGTGCTGTTCGGGGTGCCGGCGACCAAGCCGGAAACCGGCTACGGCTACATCAAGTCGAGCCAGGACGTGCTGCTGCCCGAAGGCGTCAGCCGGGTGGCGCAGTTCGTCGAGAAGCCGGATGAAAAACGCGCCGCCGAGTTCGTCCGGGCCGGTGGCTACTTCTGGAACAGCGGCATGTTCCTGTTCCGCGCCAGCCGCTTCCTCGAAGAGCTGAAAAAGCACGACGCCGATATCTACGACACCTGTCTGCTGACCCTGGAGCGCAGCGAGGAAGACGGCGATAACCTGAGCATCGACGAAGCCACCTTCGCCTGCTGCCCGGACAACTCCATCGACTACGCGGTGATGGAAAAGACCCAGCGCGCCTGCGTGGTGCCGCTGTCGGCGGGCTGGAGCGATGTCGGCTGCTGGTCGTCGCTGTGGGATGTGCATGAAAAAGACCACAACGGCAACGTCACCAAGGGCGACGTGGTGGTCCAGGACAGCCACAACTGCATGATCCACGGCAACGGCAAGCTGGTATCGGTGATCGGCCTTGAGAACATCGTCGTGGTCGAGACCAAGGACGCCATGATGATTGCCCACAAGGACAAGGTCCAGGGCGTCAAGCAACTGGTCAACACCCTCAACGAACAAGGCCGCAGCGAAACCCAGAACCACTGCGAGGTGTACCGACCGTGGGGCTCGTACGACTCGGTGGACATGGGCGGGCGTTTCCAGGTCAAGCACATCACCGTCAAGCCCGGTGCCAGCCTGTCGCTGCAGATGCACCACCACCGCGCCGAGCACTGGATCGTGGTGTCCGGCACTGCCGAGGTGACCTGCGACGAGAACGTGTTCCTGCTCACCGAAAACCAGTCCACCTACATCCCGATCGCTTCGGTGCACCGCCTGCGTAACCCGGGCAAGATCCCCCTGGAGATCATCGAAGTGCAGTCGGGCAGCTACCTGGGCGAGGACGATATCGAGCGCTTTGAAGATATCTACGGACGCTCGACGCCGATCGAGCGCGGGATCTCGATCAAGACCATCGCGCAGTAA
- a CDS encoding alginate O-acetyltransferase AlgF: MTLHTQKLRIAKACALAAGLSLLSLQALAGADAALYGPTAPKGSTFVRIYNAGAQPVSASVGNTQISEVAAQGSSDFSFMPQGDYSAKVGSQSLPVKLAADHYYTLVNNASGQPQLVEEPPFKNKQKSLVRVQNLSSQALTLKTADGKTEVVKPVAAKARGEREINPVKVSLALYEGDKKVSDLKPVALERGEAAVLYVTGSGSSLSPVWVKRPVSTR; this comes from the coding sequence ATGACCTTGCATACCCAAAAGCTGCGCATCGCCAAAGCCTGCGCCCTGGCCGCCGGCCTCAGCCTGCTCTCGCTGCAAGCCCTGGCCGGCGCCGACGCCGCGCTGTATGGCCCGACCGCGCCGAAAGGCTCGACCTTCGTGCGCATCTACAACGCCGGCGCCCAGCCAGTGAGCGCCAGCGTTGGCAACACCCAGATCAGCGAAGTGGCAGCCCAGGGCAGCAGTGACTTCAGCTTCATGCCCCAGGGCGATTACAGCGCCAAGGTCGGCAGCCAGAGCCTGCCGGTCAAGCTCGCCGCCGATCACTACTACACCCTGGTCAACAACGCCTCGGGCCAGCCGCAACTGGTCGAGGAGCCACCGTTCAAGAACAAGCAGAAATCCCTGGTGCGGGTACAGAACCTCAGTAGCCAGGCCCTGACCCTGAAGACCGCCGACGGCAAGACCGAAGTGGTCAAGCCGGTGGCCGCCAAGGCCCGTGGCGAGCGCGAGATCAACCCAGTCAAGGTCAGCCTGGCGCTGTATGAAGGCGATAAAAAAGTCAGCGATCTGAAGCCTGTGGCTCTGGAGCGCGGCGAAGCAGCGGTGCTGTACGTGACCGGTTCCGGCAGCAGCCTGTCGCCGGTCTGGGTCAAGCGCCCGGTATCCACCCGTTAA
- a CDS encoding alginate O-acetyltransferase, producing the protein MTRHLRKLYALLFLALLLGLGLWSLGGLGSFQRTAQMSALDGKLAKAAETHYDEQFPLKRIGTNLWAALDFKLFNEGRPGVVLGREHWLFSDEEFKPVANSDQYEQENLALIRGVRDTLQQHGVQLVLAIVPAKARLYPEYVGEQTPASLHTDLYNEFHAQARQAGVFAPDLLAPLQEAKARGQVFLRTDTHWTPMGAEVVAQHLAAAVARQTLLNGEPQQFVTEQRQSAPYKGDLTNFLPLDPLFSNLLPPPDSLQKRSTRPAEAEGESGDALFADSEIPVALIGTSYSANPNWNFLGALQQALRSDVVNYAEDGHGPMLPMLKYLQTDAFKNSAPQVLIWEFPERYLPMKNDLSAFDPQWIAQLKKTRNANQDLALSSHRTEN; encoded by the coding sequence ATGACCCGACATTTACGCAAACTCTACGCCCTGCTGTTCCTCGCCCTGTTGCTGGGCCTGGGCCTGTGGTCGCTGGGCGGCCTGGGCAGCTTCCAGCGCACTGCGCAGATGAGCGCCCTCGACGGCAAACTGGCCAAGGCCGCCGAAACCCACTACGACGAGCAGTTCCCGCTCAAGCGCATCGGCACCAACCTGTGGGCGGCGCTGGACTTCAAACTGTTCAACGAAGGCCGCCCGGGCGTGGTGCTGGGCCGCGAGCACTGGCTGTTCAGTGACGAGGAGTTCAAGCCGGTGGCCAACAGCGACCAGTACGAACAAGAGAACCTGGCGCTGATCCGCGGTGTGCGCGACACCCTGCAGCAACACGGCGTGCAACTGGTGCTGGCGATTGTGCCGGCCAAGGCGCGGCTGTATCCGGAGTATGTCGGCGAACAGACCCCGGCCAGCCTGCACACCGACCTGTACAACGAGTTCCACGCCCAGGCCCGCCAGGCCGGCGTGTTCGCCCCCGACCTGCTGGCGCCGCTGCAAGAGGCCAAAGCCCGTGGCCAGGTGTTCCTGCGCACCGACACCCACTGGACGCCGATGGGCGCCGAAGTGGTTGCCCAGCACCTGGCCGCCGCCGTGGCGCGCCAGACCCTGCTCAACGGCGAGCCCCAGCAGTTCGTCACCGAACAACGCCAGAGCGCGCCATACAAGGGCGATTTGACCAACTTCCTGCCGCTCGACCCGCTGTTCAGCAACCTGCTGCCGCCGCCGGACAGCCTGCAAAAACGCAGCACCCGCCCGGCCGAGGCTGAAGGTGAAAGCGGCGATGCATTGTTCGCCGACAGTGAAATCCCGGTGGCGCTGATCGGCACCAGCTACAGCGCCAACCCCAACTGGAACTTCCTCGGAGCCCTGCAGCAAGCGCTGCGCAGCGACGTGGTCAATTACGCCGAAGACGGCCATGGCCCAATGCTGCCGATGCTCAAGTACCTGCAAACCGACGCCTTCAAGAACAGCGCGCCGCAAGTGCTGATCTGGGAGTTCCCGGAACGTTATCTGCCAATGAAAAACGACCTCAGCGCATTCGATCCGCAGTGGATCGCGCAGCTGAAAAAAACCCGCAATGCCAATCAAGACCTGGCCCTGTCGTCCCATCGGACGGAAAACTGA
- a CDS encoding MBOAT family protein, with translation MVFSSNVFLFLFLPIFLGLYYLSGQRYRNALLLLASYVFYAWWRVDFLALFAGVTLWNYWIGLKVGAAGVRSKPAQRWLLLGVAVDLGILGYFKYANFGVDSINAIMTSFGLEPFILTHVLLPIGISFYIFESISYIIDVYRGDTPATRNLIDFAAFVAIFPHLIAGPVLRFKDLADQFNHRTHTLDKFSEGCTRFMQGFIKKVFIADTLAVVADHCFALQNPSTGDAWLGALAYTAQLYFDFSGYSDMAIGLGLMMGFRFMENFKQPYISQSITEFWRRWHISLSTWLRDYLYITLGGNRGGTFATYRNLFLTMLLGGLWHGANFTYIVWGAWHGMWLAIERALGINAAPQRFNLVRWAFTFLLVVMGWVIFRAENLHVAARMYGAMFSFGDWQLSELNRASLTGLQVATLVLAYVTLAYFGLRDFYRNARPAPKASPVAVHADGSLSLDWGLYATRALVLLLFVASILKLSAQSYSPFLYFQF, from the coding sequence ATGGTGTTTTCATCCAACGTGTTTCTGTTCCTGTTCCTGCCGATCTTTCTCGGCTTGTACTACCTGAGCGGGCAACGCTATCGCAACGCCCTGTTGCTGCTGGCCAGCTACGTGTTCTATGCCTGGTGGCGGGTGGACTTCCTGGCGCTGTTTGCCGGGGTCACCCTGTGGAACTACTGGATCGGCCTGAAAGTCGGCGCCGCCGGCGTGCGCAGCAAGCCGGCCCAGCGCTGGCTGCTGCTGGGGGTTGCGGTCGACCTGGGCATCCTCGGCTACTTCAAGTACGCCAACTTCGGCGTCGACAGCATCAACGCGATCATGACCTCGTTCGGCCTTGAGCCGTTCATCCTCACCCATGTGCTGCTGCCGATCGGTATCTCGTTCTACATCTTCGAGTCGATCAGCTACATCATCGACGTGTACCGCGGCGACACCCCGGCGACCCGCAACCTGATCGACTTCGCCGCCTTCGTGGCGATATTCCCGCACCTGATCGCCGGCCCTGTGCTGCGCTTCAAGGACCTGGCCGACCAGTTCAACCACCGCACCCACACCCTCGACAAGTTCTCCGAAGGCTGCACGCGCTTCATGCAGGGCTTCATCAAGAAGGTGTTCATCGCCGACACCCTGGCGGTGGTCGCCGACCATTGCTTCGCCCTGCAGAACCCGAGCACCGGCGACGCCTGGCTCGGCGCCCTGGCCTACACCGCGCAGCTGTACTTCGACTTCTCCGGCTACAGCGACATGGCCATCGGCCTGGGCCTGATGATGGGCTTTCGCTTCATGGAGAACTTCAAGCAGCCGTACATCAGCCAGTCGATCACCGAGTTCTGGCGGCGCTGGCATATCAGCCTGTCGACCTGGCTGCGCGACTACCTGTACATCACCCTGGGCGGCAACCGCGGCGGCACCTTCGCCACCTACCGCAACCTGTTCCTGACCATGTTGCTGGGCGGCCTGTGGCACGGCGCCAACTTCACCTACATCGTCTGGGGTGCCTGGCATGGCATGTGGCTGGCGATCGAGCGGGCCCTGGGCATCAACGCCGCGCCGCAGCGATTCAACCTGGTGCGCTGGGCCTTCACCTTCCTGCTGGTGGTGATGGGCTGGGTGATCTTCCGCGCCGAAAACCTGCACGTCGCCGCACGCATGTACGGCGCCATGTTCAGCTTCGGTGACTGGCAACTGTCGGAGCTCAACCGCGCCAGCCTCACCGGCCTGCAAGTGGCAACCCTGGTGCTGGCCTACGTGACTCTGGCGTACTTCGGCCTGCGCGACTTCTATCGCAACGCCAGGCCCGCGCCCAAGGCCAGCCCGGTGGCCGTGCATGCCGACGGCAGCCTGAGCCTGGACTGGGGCCTGTACGCCACCCGCGCGTTGGTGCTGCTGCTGTTCGTGGCCTCGATCCTCAAGCTCTCGGCGCAAAGCTACTCGCCGTTCCTCTACTTCCAGTTCTGA